A genomic stretch from Carcharodon carcharias isolate sCarCar2 chromosome 27 unlocalized genomic scaffold, sCarCar2.pri SUPER_27_unloc_1, whole genome shotgun sequence includes:
- the LOC121273596 gene encoding gastrula zinc finger protein XlCGF26.1-like — MEVVTFKGNNISEDKIKTLQDEPLLKSSELQQLLERIPSLILKSLIVSASTILVGHEFEKGTRRPTPWRNLWKCRDCGKGFKYPSKLETHQRSHTGERPFICSECGKGLSDSSALRRHRQVHSGERPFTCSACGKGFTQLSNLQTHQQLHNQERPFTCSECEKGFSNLSSLLTHQRVHTGERPFTCSKCGMGFKQLSHLLQHHVTHTNERPFKCSDCGSGFKSSRELMGHQRIHNEERPFTCSECGKGFSDSSSLLRHQRVHTGERPFTCSMCGMGFSDSSTLLRHQPVHTGERPYICSECGKGFNQLSTLLTHQRIHTGKRPFTCSVCGKGFTQSQHLLRHQRVHTGERPFICSVCGKGFGHSSNLLRHQRVHTGERPFTCCVYGNGFSQLSSLQSHRRIHTGERPFICSECGKGFTNSSDLHEHKRVHTEERPFTCSECGKGFVDSSNLLRHQRVHTGEKRFTCSECGKGFIDSSTLLTHQQVHTGERPFTCPECGKAFSNSSNLHKHQRVHTGERPFTCSECGKGFSKSSDLYKHQQLHTARRPFSCSECGKGFTQSPHLLRHQRVHK; from the exons ATGGAGgttgtaacatttaag gggaacaatATCTCAGAAGACAAGATTAAAACGCTGCAAGATGAGCCGTTGTTGAAGTCATCTGAGTTGcagcaacttttggagagaattccaag TTtgattttgaaatcattgattgtctctgcttccaccatcctcgtAGGCCACGAGTTCGAG AAAGGCACAAGGAGACCCACACCATGGAGAAACCTGTGGAAATgtagggactgtgggaagggattcaagtACCCATCGAAGCTGGAAACTCATCAACgcagtcacaccggggagaggccattcatctgctctgagtgtgggaagggactcAGTGATTCTTCTGCCCTGCGGAGGCACCGGCAAGTTCATTCTGGGGAGAGGCCTTTCACCTGCTCtgcatgtgggaagggattcactcagttatccaatctgcagacacaccagcaacTTCACAAccaggagaggccgttcacctgctctgagtgtgagaAGGGATTCAGTAATTTATCgagcctgctgacacaccagcgagttcacactggggagaggccgttcacctgctccaagtgtgggatgggattcaagcagttatcccacctgctgcAACACCATGTCACTCACACAAATGAGAGACCGTTTAAATGCTCAGACTGTGGAAGTGGCTTCAAAAGCTCTCGGGAACTAATGGGCCACCAGCGCATTCACAATGAAGAGAGacctttcacctgctctgagtgtgggaagggattcagtgattcatccagcctgctgagacaccagcgagttcacaccggggagaggccattcacctgctccatgtgtgggatgggattcagtgattcatccaccttactgagacaccagccagttcacactggggagaggccgtacatctgctctgaatgtggaaagggattcaatCAGTTATCcactctgctgacacaccagcgcattcacactgggaAGAGGCCGTTCACTTGTTccgtgtgtgggaaaggattcactcagtcacaacacctgctgagacaccagcgagttcacactggggagag gccattcatctgctctgtgtgtgggaagggattcggtcattcatccaacctgctgagacaccagcgagttcacactggggagaggccgttcacctgctgtgtgtatgggaatgGGTTCAGTCAGTTATCCAGCCTGCAGTCACACcggcgaattcacactggggagaggccatttatctgttctgaatgtgggaagggattcactaatTCATCCGACCTGCATGAAcacaagcgagttcacactgaggagaggccgttcacctgctctgaatgtgggaagggatttgttgattcatccaacctgctgcgacaccagcgagttcacaccggggagaaacggttcacctgctctgagtgtgggaagggatttattgattcatccaccctgctgacacaccagcaagttcataccggggagagaccattcacctgtccCGAATGTGGGAAGGCATTCAGTAATTCATCCAACCTGCataaacaccagcgagttcacaccggggagagaccgttcacttgctctgagtgtgggaagggattcagtaaaTCATCCGACCTGTATAAACACCAGCAACTTCACACTGCCAGGAGGCCGTtcagctgctctgagtgtgggaaaggattcactcagtcaccccacctgctgagacaccagcgagttcacaagtga